Proteins encoded together in one Festucalex cinctus isolate MCC-2025b chromosome 8, RoL_Fcin_1.0, whole genome shotgun sequence window:
- the aspn gene encoding asporin isoform X2, whose amino-acid sequence MHFGLHDESKNAAQISESINTGTAFRCFILHLWLHPFTSKQTHSSRCFLPPQLMVGLAARTMRVVLLLCLLTLGSSHYYQHVDVMDVMRNYDVMMADVGDDDDDDHNNNYDDPYDSCPTGCHCSPRVVQCSDQGLISVPAKIPSDILMVDLQNNDITQIKEDDFKGLDKLYGLFLINNRISKIHPRAFRNMNRLRLLYLSYNFLTEIPANLPPNVIELRFHENKINKIQRDAFKGLKKLHVLELGANPLANGGIELGAFNGLATLYVGMSESKLTAVPKDLPSSITELNLEYNKIFKVEVEDFIRYKNLQRLSLSFNQIRFVENGSLAKMANIREIHLDNNSLKKVPAGLSSLRYLQVIFLHANKITSVGVNDFCPIRFSEKKNLYNGISLFANPVKYWDIHPATFRCVGGRRGVQLGNFRK is encoded by the exons ATGCATTTTGGATTGCATGACGAATCCAAAAATGCAGCTCAAATTTCAGAGTCAATAAACACCGGAACCGCTTTCCGTTGCTTTATTTTGCACTTGTGGCTGCACCCGTTCACAAGCAAACAGACTCATTCGTCACGTTGTTTCCTTCCGCCTCAGCTAATGGTCGGTTTGGCGGCACGCACCATGAGGGTGGTCCTCCTGCTCTGTCTGCTGACGCTGGGCAGCAGCCATTACTACCAGCACGTCGACGTGATGGACGTCATGAGGAACTACGACGTCATGATGGCCGACGTcggggacgacgacgacgacgatcacaacaacaactacgACGATCCGTACGACAGCTGTCCGACGGGTTGCCATTGCTCGCCCAGAGTGGTGCAGTGCTCCGATCAAG GTCTGATCAGCGTGCCGGCCAAGATTCCAAGTGACATCTTGATGGTGGACCTCCAAAATAACGACATCACACAGATCAAGGAAGACGACTTCAAAGGACTGGACAAGCTTTAT GGCCTGTTCCTGATCAACAACCGCATCTCCAAGATCCACCCGCGGGCCTTCCGGAACATGAACCGCCTGCGCCTGCTCTACCTTTCCTACAACTTCCTGACGGAGATCCCGGCCAATCTGCCGCCCAACGTCATCGAGCTGCGCTTCCACGAGAACAAAATCAACAAGATCCAGAGGGATGCGTTCAAAGGCCTCAAGAAGCTCCACGTGCTCG AACTGGGCGCCAACCCGCTGGCCAACGGCGGCATCGAGTTGGGAGCCTTCAACGGCCTGGCCACGCTCTACGTGGGGATGTCCGAGAGCAAGTTGACGGCCGTGCCCAAAG ACCTGCCCTCCTCCATCACCGAGCTCAACCTGGAGTACAACAAGATCTTCAAGGTGGAAGTGGAAGACTTCATCAGATATAAAAATCTGCAGAG GCTGAGCCTGAGCTTCAACCAAATCCGTTTTGTGGAGAACGGCAgtctggccaagatggccaacATCCGTGAGATCCACTTGGACAACAACAGCCTCAAAAAGGTCCCGGCGGGACTCAGCTCCCTGCGCTACCTCCAG gTGATTTTCCTCCACGCCAACAAAATCACCAGCGTGGGCGTCAACGACTTCTGCCCCATCCGGTTCAGCGAGAAAAAGAACTTGTACAACGGCATCAGCCTGTTTGCGAACCCCGTCAAGTACTGGGACATCCACCCGGCCACCTTCCGATGCGTGGGCGGACGACGGGGCGTTCAGCTGGGAAACTTCCGCAAGTGA
- the aspn gene encoding asporin isoform X3 encodes MVGLAARTMRVVLLLCLLTLGSSHYYQHVDVMDVMRNYDVMMADVGDDDDDDHNNNYDDPYDSCPTGCHCSPRVVQCSDQGGLREQMREELSEASTSELDPTGLISVPAKIPSDILMVDLQNNDITQIKEDDFKGLDKLYGLFLINNRISKIHPRAFRNMNRLRLLYLSYNFLTEIPANLPPNVIELRFHENKINKIQRDAFKGLKKLHVLELGANPLANGGIELGAFNGLATLYVGMSESKLTAVPKDLPSSITELNLEYNKIFKVEVEDFIRYKNLQRLSLSFNQIRFVENGSLAKMANIREIHLDNNSLKKVPAGLSSLRYLQVIFLHANKITSVGVNDFCPIRFSEKKNLYNGISLFANPVKYWDIHPATFRCVGGRRGVQLGNFRK; translated from the exons ATGGTCGGTTTGGCGGCACGCACCATGAGGGTGGTCCTCCTGCTCTGTCTGCTGACGCTGGGCAGCAGCCATTACTACCAGCACGTCGACGTGATGGACGTCATGAGGAACTACGACGTCATGATGGCCGACGTcggggacgacgacgacgacgatcacaacaacaactacgACGATCCGTACGACAGCTGTCCGACGGGTTGCCATTGCTCGCCCAGAGTGGTGCAGTGCTCCGATCAAGGTGGGTTGCGAGAGCAAATGCGGGAGGAGCTAAGCGAAGCCTCAACCAGTGAACTCGACCCGACAGGTCTGATCAGCGTGCCGGCCAAGATTCCAAGTGACATCTTGATGGTGGACCTCCAAAATAACGACATCACACAGATCAAGGAAGACGACTTCAAAGGACTGGACAAGCTTTAT GGCCTGTTCCTGATCAACAACCGCATCTCCAAGATCCACCCGCGGGCCTTCCGGAACATGAACCGCCTGCGCCTGCTCTACCTTTCCTACAACTTCCTGACGGAGATCCCGGCCAATCTGCCGCCCAACGTCATCGAGCTGCGCTTCCACGAGAACAAAATCAACAAGATCCAGAGGGATGCGTTCAAAGGCCTCAAGAAGCTCCACGTGCTCG AACTGGGCGCCAACCCGCTGGCCAACGGCGGCATCGAGTTGGGAGCCTTCAACGGCCTGGCCACGCTCTACGTGGGGATGTCCGAGAGCAAGTTGACGGCCGTGCCCAAAG ACCTGCCCTCCTCCATCACCGAGCTCAACCTGGAGTACAACAAGATCTTCAAGGTGGAAGTGGAAGACTTCATCAGATATAAAAATCTGCAGAG GCTGAGCCTGAGCTTCAACCAAATCCGTTTTGTGGAGAACGGCAgtctggccaagatggccaacATCCGTGAGATCCACTTGGACAACAACAGCCTCAAAAAGGTCCCGGCGGGACTCAGCTCCCTGCGCTACCTCCAG gTGATTTTCCTCCACGCCAACAAAATCACCAGCGTGGGCGTCAACGACTTCTGCCCCATCCGGTTCAGCGAGAAAAAGAACTTGTACAACGGCATCAGCCTGTTTGCGAACCCCGTCAAGTACTGGGACATCCACCCGGCCACCTTCCGATGCGTGGGCGGACGACGGGGCGTTCAGCTGGGAAACTTCCGCAAGTGA
- the aspn gene encoding asporin isoform X1 — MHFGLHDESKNAAQISESINTGTAFRCFILHLWLHPFTSKQTHSSRCFLPPQLMVGLAARTMRVVLLLCLLTLGSSHYYQHVDVMDVMRNYDVMMADVGDDDDDDHNNNYDDPYDSCPTGCHCSPRVVQCSDQGGLREQMREELSEASTSELDPTGLISVPAKIPSDILMVDLQNNDITQIKEDDFKGLDKLYGLFLINNRISKIHPRAFRNMNRLRLLYLSYNFLTEIPANLPPNVIELRFHENKINKIQRDAFKGLKKLHVLELGANPLANGGIELGAFNGLATLYVGMSESKLTAVPKDLPSSITELNLEYNKIFKVEVEDFIRYKNLQRLSLSFNQIRFVENGSLAKMANIREIHLDNNSLKKVPAGLSSLRYLQVIFLHANKITSVGVNDFCPIRFSEKKNLYNGISLFANPVKYWDIHPATFRCVGGRRGVQLGNFRK; from the exons ATGCATTTTGGATTGCATGACGAATCCAAAAATGCAGCTCAAATTTCAGAGTCAATAAACACCGGAACCGCTTTCCGTTGCTTTATTTTGCACTTGTGGCTGCACCCGTTCACAAGCAAACAGACTCATTCGTCACGTTGTTTCCTTCCGCCTCAGCTAATGGTCGGTTTGGCGGCACGCACCATGAGGGTGGTCCTCCTGCTCTGTCTGCTGACGCTGGGCAGCAGCCATTACTACCAGCACGTCGACGTGATGGACGTCATGAGGAACTACGACGTCATGATGGCCGACGTcggggacgacgacgacgacgatcacaacaacaactacgACGATCCGTACGACAGCTGTCCGACGGGTTGCCATTGCTCGCCCAGAGTGGTGCAGTGCTCCGATCAAGGTGGGTTGCGAGAGCAAATGCGGGAGGAGCTAAGCGAAGCCTCAACCAGTGAACTCGACCCGACAGGTCTGATCAGCGTGCCGGCCAAGATTCCAAGTGACATCTTGATGGTGGACCTCCAAAATAACGACATCACACAGATCAAGGAAGACGACTTCAAAGGACTGGACAAGCTTTAT GGCCTGTTCCTGATCAACAACCGCATCTCCAAGATCCACCCGCGGGCCTTCCGGAACATGAACCGCCTGCGCCTGCTCTACCTTTCCTACAACTTCCTGACGGAGATCCCGGCCAATCTGCCGCCCAACGTCATCGAGCTGCGCTTCCACGAGAACAAAATCAACAAGATCCAGAGGGATGCGTTCAAAGGCCTCAAGAAGCTCCACGTGCTCG AACTGGGCGCCAACCCGCTGGCCAACGGCGGCATCGAGTTGGGAGCCTTCAACGGCCTGGCCACGCTCTACGTGGGGATGTCCGAGAGCAAGTTGACGGCCGTGCCCAAAG ACCTGCCCTCCTCCATCACCGAGCTCAACCTGGAGTACAACAAGATCTTCAAGGTGGAAGTGGAAGACTTCATCAGATATAAAAATCTGCAGAG GCTGAGCCTGAGCTTCAACCAAATCCGTTTTGTGGAGAACGGCAgtctggccaagatggccaacATCCGTGAGATCCACTTGGACAACAACAGCCTCAAAAAGGTCCCGGCGGGACTCAGCTCCCTGCGCTACCTCCAG gTGATTTTCCTCCACGCCAACAAAATCACCAGCGTGGGCGTCAACGACTTCTGCCCCATCCGGTTCAGCGAGAAAAAGAACTTGTACAACGGCATCAGCCTGTTTGCGAACCCCGTCAAGTACTGGGACATCCACCCGGCCACCTTCCGATGCGTGGGCGGACGACGGGGCGTTCAGCTGGGAAACTTCCGCAAGTGA